The sequence TCCAATGTTTGAGTCTGATTGTGCTTCCGTTCTTTGCGTACCCATTTAATCGCAATATTCAATGCAATACGATATATCCATGTTGTCACGGCTGATTCTTGACGGAACGCAGGAACAGAATGCCATACCTGAATCACAATCTCCTGAAAGAGATCTTCCTGATCCATTATATTAAATGCATAGGCTCTGACAACTTTAAAGATGACTCCTTTGTACTGTTTTAACCAGATTTCAAAAATATGCTTGTGTTCCTTTTCCGTCACGGCCGTGATAGTTTTGCTACTGTTTACACAATTAGTACTACTTACAGAAGCGTTTCTTACAAGGAGTAAAAAAATAATCATACTGCTTGTAGAAAGAAGCAGGAGTCAACAAATTTTCAGATTTGGGTAATAACTGCTGGGTCTATTTACTGGTAGATTGGAGGGGGCAAAGCTAACGCTGGTGGAAAGTAGGCAATACTCTAGTGAATAAACTGTCTATGATTCTTTGTCCAGTATTTTTTAATAAAATCCCATTTGTCTGAGAAGGTAGGAATGTGTTTGCTATAAGGTAGAGTTTTGTATAGTATATGGCCTTTGTCTTTGATTTTATAGATCTTTATTTGGCGAGGGCTTTCTTTTGGATTTTCATATTCGCATCCTCTTCCATCTATAAAGCCTATATCAATTAATTTAAAATCTACTATTTTAGACAGATAACTTTCCCAGTTATAATCGGCACAACCTGCTCGTGCGTATGAATAGAAATAGGGTGTGTTTTTTATTTGCTGAATGTCTAAATCACAATTTTCCAAAAATCTGTATTTCTTCGTCTTCTCATCGAACAAATAAGTTTCACACACGTTGGGAACATTTGCGAAGCCAAAAATCCGAATATCTTTATTCCCATCCCCATTGATATCTAATATATCTGCATAGAAATAATCTTTTCCAAATTTAATCAGAGTATCTCCCTTTAGAGTAGTTAATCCGAAAAAACGATTATTGGGAAATGAATATTTGATAAGTTTTTGACGATTTATGTTTAAAGTGTCAACTATGATTTCTTCTTTGGGTTCAGCAATAGTATTGGTCAACTGATTTTGTAAAACAGTGCTATCCTGTGGCTTTTCATTTGTGTTTTTATCAGAATCTGTGTGACAGGCAATTAAAAATAAAGTGACTAAAATGAGATAACAGTATTTCATGAATCATTGGATAGGTAGGGCAAATATATAATTTACATACTACATATTTCTTTACTTCTCTTGAATTCCATGGTATAACCTGATTCTTCTTCTATACTGTTGACTTGAAACAAGAGCCGCAGATAAAATTCTTCCTATACTTAGCTTCCTGATGACAATCCTCTATCAATAAGTGTAACTCATGCATTGAGAAGGGTATCCTCTTACATAACACTTTGGTAACATCTTCATTACAATTTGATATTACAAAGCAACATGCTGATTATTAGTTGTTTGTGTTAATTTGTAGCCTCTTTGTTGCTTTCTGTAATGTCTCTTGTTGCTTTTTTGTTTACGCTCTACGTGCTGGTTTGGTGAGGCATTGCTGCACTTTTGCAGAGTAATCATTTGTGGCAAACTACCCAAAGTATGAAAAAAAAATGTACATTCTTTATCCTTCTGTGGCTGTGTTGGTACGTAGGCGCAGCACAGGGAATTATCAAAGGTAAAGTAATAGATGACCAGAATAATCAGCCATTACCTGGAGCTAGTATCACTGTGGATGGAACCAATGCCGGTGCTTCAGCTAACCTGTCAGGCGAGTTTGAACTGAACGTATTTACTTCTGGTAAAGTTGACTTGAAAATATCTTATCTGGGGTATAAGCCTTCTATGGTTTCTGTTGAAGTTGTTTCGGGCAAAGTAACTACTGTCACTATTCCTCTTCGAAATGAGAGTTTTGAAATTCTTGGTGTGACCATTACAGGTCAGTTGCAAGGTCAGGCACGTGCCCTGAATCAGCAACGTACTGCAGATAATATTAAAAATGTGGTATCAGCTGATCAGATCGGACGATTTCCCGACCCTAACGCTGCCGAAGCATTACAACGAGTACCCGGTGTAAATATTGAGCGTGATCAGGGAGAAGGTCGTTATGTGTTGGTACGGGGATTATCGCCACAGTTTACCAATATCAGTGTAAACGGAGAGCAAATCCCTTCGCCAGAAGCCGGTGTACGATATGTGGCACTAGACGCGATTCCTTCTGACCAGCTATCATCACTGGAAGTCTCCAAGTCATTAACTCCGGATATGGACGGAGATGCCATTGGAGGATCTGTCAATCTGATAACTCGTACGGCCCAGAGTGGAATCACAACACTGAATGGTACACTGGCAGGTGGCTATAATAATCTGATGAAACGTGGCAACTGGCAGGGTTCCTTACAATATGGGCAACGATTAGGCAAAGAGGAAAAGCTGGGTGTGATGCTCAATATAAGCCATTATACCAACAATCTGGGGTCTGACAACTGGGAACGAGATACCCGTGATAATGTAGCTGAGCCGGAAGAGCATCGATTAGAATTACGGGATTATGAACTTACCCGTACCCGCTTTGGTTCCAGTGCTACTATTGACTACAAATTCAATCCAAACCATCAGGTATATGTACGTGGGCTATACAGCCGGTTTACAGACCGTGAATGGCGTCGCCGCTATGTATTTCTGCCAGCAGATGATGAGGTTGAACATATTACCAAAGATCGGTTTGAAGCCCAGTCCGTGACCAGTATCAATGTTGGCGCCAACCATTTATTTGGAAAGTTTACACTGGATTATGAAGGATCATATTCCTATGCTACACAGGATACTCCTTTTGACAATGAAGCAGGTTTTATTGCCAGCGATGTTGCCTCTGACATTACTTTCCAGACAGATTACCCTAGATTGTCTTCAGCCCATTACCTGGACAATACACTGTATTCATTTGACAGCTTCGAGACTGGACACACTTTTGCGAAAGACCGGAATATTACCGGAAAGTTCAATCTCGGAATTCCATATCAGTGGGGAGGCAATGGGGGTTTGATCAAGGTAGGTGGTAAAGTGCGATTTAAAGAGAAGAGTTATGCCATCACACAAAATAAATACGAAGCATTGAGTGATATTCCGGATCTGTCTTTCTTTGAAGGTGGTTTGTTGGATAAAAACTTTATAGGCAACCGATATCAGTTAAGCCCTAGCGTATCTATTCCTTCTTTTATTCGATACTTTAACGCTAATCCACAGAATTTTGAATTGCAGATTGAAGATAAAGCCGCTGATGAAGCACTGGAAAGCTATACTGCAACTGAAGATGTCTATGCTGGATATGCAATGGCTCGCCAGCAGTTTCGTAAGTTAATGGTGCTGGGTGGAGTTCGGTATGAACGTACGAATGTAAGCTATCAATCCAGCGATGTTGTATTTGCTCCCAATGGTGATTTGCAACAAATACTTCCTGTAAGTGGAAAGAGTAATTATGAGTTCTTTTTACCTCAATTACATTTTAAATACAGTGCTAACGAACTGACAAATATCCGCTTAGCGGGAACATTTTCTTATGCTCGTCCTAACTTTGACCAGATCATTCCTGCTCAGGAAGCTAGTCTGGAAGACCTGATTGCAACAGTAGGTAATGCCGTTTTACAACCTGTCAAGGCATTTAACCTTGACCTCTTAGCTGAACGATACCTGGGTACTATCGGTATTATTTCTGGTGGATTCTTCTACAAAAAGCTGGATAACTTTATCTATACCCGTCGGTTTACCGGAAGCTATCCGCTCAATTCAGCTACACCAATAGCTACGGATCTATTGATTACTCAGGTACAAAACGGTAAGACAGCAGATTTGTTGGGTGTAGAATTGGCTTATCAGCAAAATCTGAATTTCTTATCAGGTGCTTTGTCTGGTTTGGGTGTCTATCTGAACTATACCTATACTCATTCTTCTGCTATTGTACAGCGCAATGAGGCTCCGGAAACTGAAATGCTGAATCTGCCCGGACAGGCTGCCCATGTAGGGAATGTATCTCTGTCCTATCAATACAAGGGATTCAGTGCCCGTGCTTCCCTGAATTTCAATGGTCGCTACCTGTCTGCTACCGGAGCTACCCCCGCAGACGATATCTACGTGAAAGACCGCATGCAACTGGATGTGACACTTGGATATACTATTACGAAGCAATGGAGAGTCTTTGCAGAATTCATGAACCTGACCAATCAACCGTTTGAGACCTATGCAGGTACTCGTAATTTCACTACCCAACGTGAATTTTATGGATGGTGGACCCGCTTTGGAATCAAATTTAACATACTGGATAAAACAAAGTAATCCATTGATGCAGCATTGCCAGTTTGAGTGGTATCCATAAACTGACGATGCTGCAGACAATAGCCTATCCATAACTATAAACTGACAACTTTATGAATAAATATACCCGAGTAGGGTTGGCATTGCTAACCTGCGGGCTGTTGGCTGCCTGTGATAAACGCCACGACGATGTAGTAGAACCGATTTCACTGGAAAAATTTCCGAAACAAATTGTACTCAGTGATGAGGGCGATGGGGATATAGAAGACGAAGATAAAGTAAGCATTGGTATTGAACTGCTTAAGCAATATGACCCATCCGGTGAAGAGCTGGGAGGGATTGTGAACCCACTAAAAGAGGCAGTTACTGTGTCGTTTGAAATCAAAGATCTGGAAGGATTTAGTAAGCTGTCGGATTATGTGAAAGTAGGGAGGGCCTTCTATGAAATAGATGACTGTACAACTTCTGAAGATGAGTCTATAGATTTGAATTTTTCACTAGACCTGGCTACTGGTAAAGGTTCCGTTGTGTTTCCAGCCGGTGTAGAAAGTATTGAAATCGAACTGGAAACGGATGAAGACTTTTTTGATGACAAGACCCTCAACACAGAAAAACGTGGCTTTACTTTCGCATTGGCCGGAATAAGTGCTTCTACTGAAAATGTGGTTGTGAATACAGTCAATGAGTTTGCCTACCTGGTATTGGATGATGAAGCTGTTTTTGGTGAATGGGAAGTTGATGCCAGTGATGCCACTGAGTTTGCAGCCTTCAAAAACCTGTTTGGGTCATTTGATGAGTCCATCGCTAATCTGGAAAGCACAGATGTAGACAAGATTGAAATCGAAGTCGGATACGAAGGTTTTCAACTGAAAATAACCCTGAACGAAACCGAACCCGATGAGTGTGATGCATCTGAACTGGTTAACAAAGAAATTGAACTGGAAGGGGAGTATGGTGGAGATATAGAAGATCTATTTGCGACATTAAACGGTTCGCTGGAATTTTCAGAAGAAATTGAGCAGGAAGATGGAAAGGTTGTGGAGTTTACACTGGAAGGTGAATATGTCATTGATCCGGTAGATACTGAAAAATTAATACTGACGTTGAAGGGAGAGTATCTGGATGACATTCCTGAAACCATACTTCATCTGAAAAAATGATTCCCTGTATTTTTGATCGAAATTAGTTAAGTCATTTGTTTTTGATACTAGATAATAATCCATGAAATATATTTTCTTACCTGTAGTGCTGTTGTGTATGGCTTGCGGGTCCAACTCAAACCAAACCACAACATCTACCCAACCATCTGCAGATACTATACATACCTTTAGTCCAGTGTATGATACTGCAACAGTGATTCAGCCTGTTTATACTACTGATACTACTCTATATGATACAGACGATCCTGCCATTTGGATCAATCCAGCTAATGCCAGTGAGAGTTTGGTATTGGGGACTGACAAGAATGAAAACGGAGCGTTATATGTCTATAACCTGAAAGGAAAAATCATCGCTGATAAGGTAGTAAAAGGCTTGAAACGCCCTAATAATGTGGATATAGAATATGGTGTGATGATAGGGGGGAAGCTCACAGACATTGCTGTGGTGACCGAACGCCTTACCCATAAACTACGTGTGTATAGCTTACCATCCATGCAGACTGTAGATGGAGGTGGCTTACCTGTTTTTGAAGGAGAACCAGCTGATAACGAATTTCGGGATCTGATGGGAATTTCCTTGTACAAGAATCCTGCTAATGGAAAAATATATGCTATTGTTGGCCGGAAAACAGGCCCATCTAAAGAATACCTGTGGCAGTATCTGCTGGAAGATAATGGAAAAGGTCAGCTAAAAGCTACTCTGGTGCGTAAGTTTGGTACCTACAGTGGAGCTAAAGAAATTGAGTCTATTGCTGTAGATGATGCGTTGGGATATGTATACTATTCAGACGAAACTGTAGGTGTACGCAAGTATTATGCAGACCCGGATAAAGGAAATGACGAACTGGCTTTGTTTGCTACAACGGGTTTTAGTGGTGATCATGAAGGTATTTCTATTTATGCGGTAGATGATAAAACAGGCTATATACTGGTGTCAGACCAGCAGGCTGATAAGTTTCATATCTTTACTCGTGAAGGCTCCAGCAAGAATCCACATCGGCACCAGTTGCTGAAAGTAGTAAAAGTAGCTTCTCATGAGAGTGATGGCTCGGACATAACTGCATTGCCACTGGGTCCGGACTTCCCACATGGCTTGTTTATAGCCATGTCTGACAACCGAACCTTTGGATTATATTCCTGGGATTCCATTGCAGGTAAGGATTTAAAAAAAGCTGAATCCGTTAAACATCCATAGAGGAAGAATATTCCTCTCTACTCCTGAATGGAATGTTCTTCCTTCTATGTGAACGGATTACTCCCTTCTTATCCTCCAGAACGGAACACTCATACTTAGAAAGCCCTCTATTGTCCTCCTGAAAGGATCTTCAAGCCAATGCGGGACACATGTGACAAATATATTTGTGTTTGGTTTGTGAGTAAATAGCTTCAAGTACAAAAGCCGATTCTGTAAAGGGTCGGCTTTTTGTATAATACAAGCAACAGTATCTTTGCTTTTTATTTGCATTATCTGCTCTATCTTTGCCGAATAATACTTATACCTAATCTGAATTTGCAATGTTTTTAAGTACTGTGGTTATTGCCATTATTGCATTCATTATTGCCGTAGCAGGTTTTTTCCTTTATAAAAACTATGCATTTCGAAACGCAGGCAAAAAGATAGCCAACGCTCGTTATGAAAGAATAGAATCTCTCCATCACCAACTGGAAAATAAGCAAACTCCCTCTCCTGAAGAAATGCATAGATATGTTAGCAATCTGTTAACTCGTGAGATGACATTTTTGTTACTGAAGAAGTATAACAAGACCCAATTGTTTCCCAAAGAGTTTTATACGATTGAAAAAGCTGCCGCAAGTAATCTAGCAGGCTGGTTGGAGTTTCCAACAGAGTTGGATGCTTGTCCAGATGAACTGGAACATATAAAGCGAGTTATACTGAGTCTGTATGATGCTCAATCAGAAATGTATTATGAAGTATTTCGTTTCAGGATAAATCAACCTCACTGGGCTGCCAAAAATGGCTGGATGTTGGGAGTGGTTGGTCCATATTCAACTACCAGTCAGCCTTACGATCCTCCTCAGGCTACCTTTAGTCGCTTAAGCAAACTGTCTGATAATGTAACTCCTGAAGAGGAAGTGCAATGGGTGCATGAAACAATCTATAAAGCGCATTGAACTAGCTGAGTCCTACTATTTATTAAAGAATAAGAGATCAGTGGATGGTAGTTGATTGCATTATAAATAGACAAGTTCATATACTATTTCTCTGATGTTCTGATAGTGAGTAAGTTCATGAAAAAGTAAAATTCCGCATTTACCAGAATGACTTTCGGAGGATTAATACAATGTGTACGCCTGGTTATGGAAGTTTTGATTCTAACATAAGGCTATCGAGTATCTGTCTTCTAAAACCTAACCTTTGAAAATATCTTCTGACACATACTGTCAGAAGGATACTAATGTAAATACTATGTACAAAAATCAAAGTGGACTCGTTTCATATGATGCAAACGAAGTTGCAAAAATCAAGTTTGAAATCGAGGTAGGATGTAAAAGTATCTTTGTGGAAAGCTGGGAAGCGGCTATCCTGTTCTGTGAACAACAATATGATGCAGATCATACTCCTCCTACTGAAACACCAAGAGATGGATGTTGGATTTCCAATGATAGCTATATCACCATCACACCAACCGATGAGGTATCTGTGCGTAGTAAATACTCTGCCAAAGATGAGATACATATGTATCCGGAAGCCTTTGTCTTCTAGATAGAAAACAGAATAATACAATTTGACAATTCAAGAGCCTGCTTTAGCCTAAAAGCAGGCTCTTTCACTATTTTTTGGATGTGCATATTCCGAACAGATTCAGGAAAGGATGAAAAGAATGAACAATATAATAACCCAAGATAAGCTGGCTGATAATGGAAACCAGTTATCTGTCAATCAGGCCACTCTGGTATAATCCGGAAATAAGGTGAAAGCAATGGCTGACCTGGCTAATCATTCCTATATCAATCGCTATATAGTTGTTAAAACTACAGACTAGAAGAAGCCATTTAACTGGCTAAAACCAATCCTATTCTGGAAATGGGAGGGAACATAGAAGTAAGAGATGTTGTACCACTTGTAAGTAGTACTATCCAATAAATGATTGTTATTGAATGGTTTGTGTATTAGAGGTTACTTTTAAAAGCATCATTCATTAAATGAGGATTTATCGGCCACTCTGATCCTCCATTCTATGAACCATAATCTACTCTTTACACTATTACTGATAGCTTCTCCTGTGGTATCGGCGTTTCTGGCTAGTGTAGTTACATATAGATACCTAACCAGAGCCCAAAAGAGAGAATATCTCTATCAACACAGGTATGCTGCTTACAAGGAACTATCGTTTCAACTGATAGGGCTTAGAAAATACTGCCTGGATAAAATATCTGAAGGTGAATTAAATGCTTTTTATCATTCCTATACACTGGATATTGGTTCTGCTCAGTATCAGAATGAAATAGTTCATGTAGTAGAAACCAATGCTATGTTTTTGAGTAACAGTATTCAAACAATAGTACAATC is a genomic window of Xanthocytophaga agilis containing:
- a CDS encoding sigma-70 family RNA polymerase sigma factor; protein product: MTEKEHKHIFEIWLKQYKGVIFKVVRAYAFNIMDQEDLFQEIVIQVWHSVPAFRQESAVTTWIYRIALNIAIKWVRKERKHNQTQTLDQTNISESVLLESNPKTDDRLDWLYEQISRLDAIDRSLALLLLDDFSYKEMAGIVGITESNVGVRINRIKKQLITKVKNDYGL
- a CDS encoding TonB-dependent receptor; its protein translation is MKKKCTFFILLWLCWYVGAAQGIIKGKVIDDQNNQPLPGASITVDGTNAGASANLSGEFELNVFTSGKVDLKISYLGYKPSMVSVEVVSGKVTTVTIPLRNESFEILGVTITGQLQGQARALNQQRTADNIKNVVSADQIGRFPDPNAAEALQRVPGVNIERDQGEGRYVLVRGLSPQFTNISVNGEQIPSPEAGVRYVALDAIPSDQLSSLEVSKSLTPDMDGDAIGGSVNLITRTAQSGITTLNGTLAGGYNNLMKRGNWQGSLQYGQRLGKEEKLGVMLNISHYTNNLGSDNWERDTRDNVAEPEEHRLELRDYELTRTRFGSSATIDYKFNPNHQVYVRGLYSRFTDREWRRRYVFLPADDEVEHITKDRFEAQSVTSINVGANHLFGKFTLDYEGSYSYATQDTPFDNEAGFIASDVASDITFQTDYPRLSSAHYLDNTLYSFDSFETGHTFAKDRNITGKFNLGIPYQWGGNGGLIKVGGKVRFKEKSYAITQNKYEALSDIPDLSFFEGGLLDKNFIGNRYQLSPSVSIPSFIRYFNANPQNFELQIEDKAADEALESYTATEDVYAGYAMARQQFRKLMVLGGVRYERTNVSYQSSDVVFAPNGDLQQILPVSGKSNYEFFLPQLHFKYSANELTNIRLAGTFSYARPNFDQIIPAQEASLEDLIATVGNAVLQPVKAFNLDLLAERYLGTIGIISGGFFYKKLDNFIYTRRFTGSYPLNSATPIATDLLITQVQNGKTADLLGVELAYQQNLNFLSGALSGLGVYLNYTYTHSSAIVQRNEAPETEMLNLPGQAAHVGNVSLSYQYKGFSARASLNFNGRYLSATGATPADDIYVKDRMQLDVTLGYTITKQWRVFAEFMNLTNQPFETYAGTRNFTTQREFYGWWTRFGIKFNILDKTK
- a CDS encoding phytase; protein product: MKYIFLPVVLLCMACGSNSNQTTTSTQPSADTIHTFSPVYDTATVIQPVYTTDTTLYDTDDPAIWINPANASESLVLGTDKNENGALYVYNLKGKIIADKVVKGLKRPNNVDIEYGVMIGGKLTDIAVVTERLTHKLRVYSLPSMQTVDGGGLPVFEGEPADNEFRDLMGISLYKNPANGKIYAIVGRKTGPSKEYLWQYLLEDNGKGQLKATLVRKFGTYSGAKEIESIAVDDALGYVYYSDETVGVRKYYADPDKGNDELALFATTGFSGDHEGISIYAVDDKTGYILVSDQQADKFHIFTREGSSKNPHRHQLLKVVKVASHESDGSDITALPLGPDFPHGLFIAMSDNRTFGLYSWDSIAGKDLKKAESVKHP